From a single Osmerus mordax isolate fOsmMor3 chromosome 14, fOsmMor3.pri, whole genome shotgun sequence genomic region:
- the myoz2b gene encoding myozenin-2b isoform X2, with the protein MDLGKKLSTPKDIMLEELSLLSNRGSRLFKMRQRRSEKYTFESIQNETNMQLNNDLENTEITEDGGKTPPNTPALGNPPNPENIAPGYGGPLQDVPAEKFNSTAVPKSYHSPWEQAIIDDPALAETLNLKMPAPEPRPEGPDYKSFNRVATPFGGFDKAPRGITFKLPELDLNAPKYPELQDPGIKRPTFNRTALGWISDGSPIILPTVPLEPMIIPESDDL; encoded by the exons ATGGACCTTGGAAAAAAGCTGAGTACTCCCAAAGACATCATGCTTGAGgagctttctctcctctccaacagAGGCTCAAGACTTTTCAAAATGCGCCAGCGGCGGTCGGAGAAATACACATTTGAAAGTATCCAGAATGAGACAAACATGCAGCTGAAT AATGATTTGGAAAATACTGAAATCACAGAGGATGGAGGCAAAACTCCTCCTAACACTCCAGCTCTGGGAAACCCTCCAAATCCAGAAAACATTGCACCAG GCTACGGGGGCCCTTTGCAGGATGTTCCTGCTGAGAAGTTTAACAGTACTGCCGTGCCCAAGTCCTACCACTCCCCGTGGGAGCAGGCTATCATCGACGACCCAGCCCTCGCTGAAACTCTTAACCTTAAGATGCCCGCCCCTGAGCCCAGGCCGGAGGGGCCTGACTACAAGAGCTTCAATAG GGTGGCCACACCTTTCGGCGGTTTCGACAAAGCCCCCAGGGGAATCACCTTCAAGCTCCCTGAGTTGGACCTCAATGCCCCCAAGTACCCTGAGCTCCAGGACCCCGGGATAAAGCGGCCTACCTTCAACAGGACTGCCCTTGGGTGGATCTCTGATGGCAGCCCCATCATCCTTCCCACTGTCCCGCTGGAGCCTATGATAATCCCAGAGTCTGATGACCTGTAG
- the myoz2b gene encoding myozenin-2b isoform X1, which translates to MSQYCTMPTRERKMHAAAICREVQGGDANGDTMDLGKKLSTPKDIMLEELSLLSNRGSRLFKMRQRRSEKYTFESIQNETNMQLNNDLENTEITEDGGKTPPNTPALGNPPNPENIAPGYGGPLQDVPAEKFNSTAVPKSYHSPWEQAIIDDPALAETLNLKMPAPEPRPEGPDYKSFNRVATPFGGFDKAPRGITFKLPELDLNAPKYPELQDPGIKRPTFNRTALGWISDGSPIILPTVPLEPMIIPESDDL; encoded by the exons ATGTCTCAATACTGTACTATGCCGACCCGTGAGAGGAAGATGCACGCGGCCGCTATTTGTCGAGAGGTCCAGGGGGGCGATGCCAATG GTGACACCATGGACCTTGGAAAAAAGCTGAGTACTCCCAAAGACATCATGCTTGAGgagctttctctcctctccaacagAGGCTCAAGACTTTTCAAAATGCGCCAGCGGCGGTCGGAGAAATACACATTTGAAAGTATCCAGAATGAGACAAACATGCAGCTGAAT AATGATTTGGAAAATACTGAAATCACAGAGGATGGAGGCAAAACTCCTCCTAACACTCCAGCTCTGGGAAACCCTCCAAATCCAGAAAACATTGCACCAG GCTACGGGGGCCCTTTGCAGGATGTTCCTGCTGAGAAGTTTAACAGTACTGCCGTGCCCAAGTCCTACCACTCCCCGTGGGAGCAGGCTATCATCGACGACCCAGCCCTCGCTGAAACTCTTAACCTTAAGATGCCCGCCCCTGAGCCCAGGCCGGAGGGGCCTGACTACAAGAGCTTCAATAG GGTGGCCACACCTTTCGGCGGTTTCGACAAAGCCCCCAGGGGAATCACCTTCAAGCTCCCTGAGTTGGACCTCAATGCCCCCAAGTACCCTGAGCTCCAGGACCCCGGGATAAAGCGGCCTACCTTCAACAGGACTGCCCTTGGGTGGATCTCTGATGGCAGCCCCATCATCCTTCCCACTGTCCCGCTGGAGCCTATGATAATCCCAGAGTCTGATGACCTGTAG